CTCGCCGCGCGCAAGGAGGCGGGGGAGACCGTCGCCGGCGCGAACGAGGAAGCCGAGCGGACCGTGTCGGACGCCACGTCCGAGGCCGAGCGCATTCTCGCCGACGCGCGCGCCCGCGCCGAGCAGATGCTGAGCGACGCGCACAACGAGGCCGAGCGCATGGTCGCCGGCGGGCAGGCCGAGTACCAGAACCTCACCGAACGATCCCGCGCCGAGTCCGAGCGGATGATCCAGGCCGGACGCGACGCCTACGACCGCGCGATCGAGGACGCCCGCGCCGAACAGGCCCGGCTCGTCTCGCAGACCGAGGTCGTGCAGGCCGCGCACGCCGAATCCGCCCGCATCGTCGACGAGGCGCACGCCGAGGCCGACCGCCAGCGCGCTGACTGCGACGCGTACGTGGACGGCAAGCTGGCCGAGTTCTCCGAGCTGCTGGCCACCACGCTGCGCACCGTCGACTCGGGCCGCAACCACCTGCGCTCGCCTTCGACCGGCCACGGCAGCGGTCGTTCGACGCTGTACGACTACCAGGTCTGACCTACCGCCTCGGGGTGTTCCGGCCGGTTGGGGCGGATGCTCGAGGCTGTCGGCGGGGCGAGCGCCCCAAAGTGGCATTGGGTGCGTCGGACGCACCCAATGTGGCGTTCGGTGCGTCGCATGCACCCAATGCCGCATTGGGGTGCGTGACCGGCGTGCATCCGGTACCGCCGGGCACCGCGGCCTCGTGCGTGCCGGTCACGGTTCCGGCCGCGATCGGCGCTCGCCAGGTCCGACCGCCTCGAACGAGGTTGCGGGGCCTGCGTACGCTGGTAGGCGATGTCCGAAAACCCTGCCCAGAACCCCCGCCCCGCGCAGCTCGACGACCGCAGCCCGTGGGTCGTCGACACCCGTGAGCTCGGCCGCCGCGCGGGACTCAGCCGGGAGCTGCGCCGCAGCGCGCCCGTGCCGACCTCGCTCGGCGTCCCCGGCGTGCTCGAAATCCGCGAGGGCGAGCCCGTCGAGCTCGACCTGATGCTCGAATCGGTCGTCGAGGGCGTCCTCGTCACCGGCACCGCCGCGGCGGTGGCCACCGGCGAGTGCTCGCGCTGCCTCGACCCGGTCACCGAGCACGTCGAGGTCGACCTGACCGAGCTGTTCGCCTACCCGGGCTCGGCCACCGAGGAGACCACCGACGAGGACGAGATCCCCCGCCTGGTGGACGACCGGATCGACCTCGAGCCGACCGTCCGCGACGCCGTGGTGCTGGCGCTTCCGCTCGCCCCGCTGTGCCGCGAGGACTGCCCCGGACTGTGCATCGAATGCGGCGTCAAGTGGGCCGATCTCGAGCCCGGACACGGGCATGAGAAGATAGACCCTCGGTGGGCCGCGCTGGTCGAGCGATTCGACGAGAACGCGGGCGAAAAGCCTGCGCACGGCTCCGGAGAGCAAGCCTGACGAGCGTCCAGCTCGATCCGGGAGAAAGCAAGTTCGCTCGCATCCGCGAGCAGACCGTTTGAAGGAGATCTACTCGTGGCCGTCCCGAAGCGGAAGATGTCGCGATCCAACACGCGCTCCCGCCGCAGCCAGTGGAAGGCGGCTCCGGTTCAGCTGGTGCCCTGCTCCAACCGCGCCTGCCGCCAGCCGAAAATCCAGCACGTCGCTTGCCCGGCTTGCGGCCAGCACAACGGCCGCCAGGTCGTCGAGCCCGCCTGAGCGGGCAGCCGACCATGGGGGGTAAGCCCGTCGGAGGACCCGCGGCCGATCCCGCATCGTTGCTCGAGGCGCTCGGGGTCGAACTCGACCCCGAGCTGCTCCGTCTTTCGCTCACCCATCGCTCGTACGCGTACGAGCACGGCGGCCTGCCGCCGAACGAGCGCCTGGAGTTCCTCGGAGACGCGGTGCTCGGCCTCGTCGTCACCGACCACCTCTACACCACCCACCCCGACCTGCCCGAGGGCCAGCTCGCGAAGCTGCGCGCCAGCGTCGTCAACATGCACGCGCTGGCCGGCGTCGCGCGCGGGCTCGGCGAGGGCGGGCTCGGGGCGCACCTGCTGCTGGGCAAGGGCGAAGAGCTCACCGGCGGCCGGGACAAGGCGAGCATCCTCGCCGACGGTCTCGAAGCCGTCATCGGCGCCACGTACCTCGCGCACGGCATCGAGGTCGCGCGCAAGCTCGTGCACCACCTCTTCGACGGGTTGCTGGCCGAGGCTCCGCTGCGCGGGGCTGGCCTCGACTGGAAGACCAGCCTGCAGGAGCTGACCGCCTCCGGGGGACTCGGCGTGCCCGAGTACCGCGTCGAGGACAGCGGTCCCGACCACCGCAAGGAATTCACCGCCACCGTGCTGGTGGCGGGCCGCGCGCTGGGCGAGGGCAACG
The nucleotide sequence above comes from Amycolatopsis sp. AA4. Encoded proteins:
- a CDS encoding DivIVA domain-containing protein, whose product is MYRVFEALDELVTIVEEARGVPMTSSCVVPRGDVLELLDDVRDALPGEVDDAQDVLDKRDDLLLAARKEAGETVAGANEEAERTVSDATSEAERILADARARAEQMLSDAHNEAERMVAGGQAEYQNLTERSRAESERMIQAGRDAYDRAIEDARAEQARLVSQTEVVQAAHAESARIVDEAHAEADRQRADCDAYVDGKLAEFSELLATTLRTVDSGRNHLRSPSTGHGSGRSTLYDYQV
- a CDS encoding DUF177 domain-containing protein, whose protein sequence is MSENPAQNPRPAQLDDRSPWVVDTRELGRRAGLSRELRRSAPVPTSLGVPGVLEIREGEPVELDLMLESVVEGVLVTGTAAAVATGECSRCLDPVTEHVEVDLTELFAYPGSATEETTDEDEIPRLVDDRIDLEPTVRDAVVLALPLAPLCREDCPGLCIECGVKWADLEPGHGHEKIDPRWAALVERFDENAGEKPAHGSGEQA
- the rpmF gene encoding 50S ribosomal protein L32, which codes for MAVPKRKMSRSNTRSRRSQWKAAPVQLVPCSNRACRQPKIQHVACPACGQHNGRQVVEPA
- the rnc gene encoding ribonuclease III, which produces MGGKPVGGPAADPASLLEALGVELDPELLRLSLTHRSYAYEHGGLPPNERLEFLGDAVLGLVVTDHLYTTHPDLPEGQLAKLRASVVNMHALAGVARGLGEGGLGAHLLLGKGEELTGGRDKASILADGLEAVIGATYLAHGIEVARKLVHHLFDGLLAEAPLRGAGLDWKTSLQELTASGGLGVPEYRVEDSGPDHRKEFTATVLVAGRALGEGNGTTKKEAEQKAAETAWRALSEELGTGDDAS